In the Arthrobacter sp. 31Y genome, one interval contains:
- a CDS encoding hydroxyacid dehydrogenase, with product MNINNGVASTPSPPAPTRLKILLSIPDAERAAFITPETRTALNELGDVTEIAPAGLQSLPAFAAAAVDKDAFITAWGFPRLDAEHMAAAPNLTCVVHAASSLHALVSDAFWATGIPISQAGAAMAPAVAELSLAFTLNLLRRVHQLDHSLRTGANWDDARNVNRAREISGARIGVVGASRTGRRYIDACLALGATVTVYDPYIPQGDPLATSSATLHDVMANSDVIAVHAPATNETEGLIGAAELALLPDGAAFVNTARSTIVDMEALYKEVHSGRIDAALDVFDQEPLPADSPWRSLPNVLLTPHLGGATIDSRRRAGGIVVDELRRFINGQPMEHALTRTDLERMG from the coding sequence ATGAACATCAACAACGGCGTTGCATCGACACCCTCGCCACCCGCCCCCACCCGGCTGAAGATTCTGCTGAGTATCCCGGACGCGGAACGGGCGGCCTTCATCACCCCCGAAACCCGCACTGCCCTCAACGAGCTTGGCGACGTCACCGAAATCGCCCCGGCAGGGCTCCAGTCCTTGCCTGCTTTCGCGGCTGCTGCCGTGGACAAGGATGCGTTCATCACCGCTTGGGGATTCCCCCGTCTCGACGCCGAACACATGGCAGCGGCGCCGAATCTCACGTGTGTTGTCCACGCTGCCTCATCACTGCATGCTCTAGTCAGCGACGCCTTCTGGGCCACCGGCATCCCCATCTCCCAAGCAGGCGCAGCCATGGCCCCGGCTGTCGCGGAGCTTTCGCTGGCCTTCACGCTGAACCTGCTGCGCCGTGTCCACCAGCTCGATCACAGCCTCCGCACGGGCGCCAACTGGGACGACGCCCGCAACGTCAACAGGGCCCGCGAAATATCCGGAGCCCGTATCGGAGTAGTTGGAGCCTCAAGGACAGGACGCCGCTACATTGACGCTTGCCTGGCACTCGGCGCCACGGTGACCGTCTACGACCCCTACATTCCCCAGGGCGATCCCCTCGCGACCAGTTCCGCCACCTTGCATGACGTGATGGCAAACAGTGACGTAATTGCGGTCCATGCACCGGCCACCAACGAAACCGAAGGGCTCATCGGTGCTGCCGAACTCGCCCTGCTTCCGGATGGGGCAGCGTTCGTGAACACGGCGCGCTCCACCATCGTGGACATGGAAGCCCTGTACAAAGAGGTCCACTCAGGCCGGATTGATGCCGCACTGGACGTCTTCGACCAGGAACCCTTGCCCGCGGACAGCCCCTGGCGTTCGCTGCCGAACGTGCTCCTTACTCCCCACCTCGGCGGAGCCACCATCGACTCCAGACGCAGGGCCGGCGGCATTGTGGTTGACGAACTCCGCCGCTTCATCAACGGCCAGCCCATGGAACACGCCCTCACCCGCACCGACCTCGAACGGATGGGCTGA
- a CDS encoding sulfatase family protein: MQNILLIHCHDLGRFLGTYGVETVSTPNLDALADESALFEQAFATAPHCSPARASLFTGTYPQTNGVLGLTHEPFSWDLKDPTDHIAHRLKSVGYQTELVGVHHESRVLADDVVASRLGFDHARTGGARDVVVDRATEALRRMSGSDRPFYLQVGFTEPHRVPSERDRPGVMGFLADGVNPDVSLGHTVPAHLVDDDGAREEIAELQGAVKHMDEGVGSILAELDSLGLREQTLVLFTTDHGLALPRAKCTLYDAGLGVALMLRHPGNPAWSGRRVADIVSHVDVLPTLLDLAGLPTPDGLAGTTLRPAVEAGEAPRNHCFSQLSHHTYYDPKRSVRTSTHKLIVNFSNAPRAMDPTQSWIHRSLPADLGGPTIGTSPAVELYDLAADPEELDNIAGHPEQSEILRDLSAILFDWMRDCDDPLLTAPVAASRHHLALSAIQEATLTRK, from the coding sequence GTGCAGAACATTCTCCTGATCCACTGCCACGACCTCGGCCGTTTCCTGGGCACCTACGGGGTGGAAACCGTCTCCACCCCCAATCTGGATGCCTTGGCCGATGAATCAGCACTCTTCGAGCAGGCTTTCGCAACTGCTCCCCACTGCAGCCCGGCCCGGGCCTCACTCTTCACGGGCACCTATCCCCAGACCAACGGTGTCCTCGGGCTGACGCACGAGCCCTTCAGCTGGGATCTCAAAGATCCGACGGACCACATCGCCCACAGGCTGAAGTCCGTCGGCTACCAAACCGAGCTCGTCGGCGTGCACCACGAATCGCGCGTTTTGGCGGACGACGTTGTGGCCAGCAGGCTCGGTTTCGACCACGCCCGTACGGGAGGTGCGCGGGACGTCGTCGTGGATCGCGCCACTGAGGCCTTGCGTCGCATGTCCGGCAGCGACCGGCCCTTCTACCTGCAAGTCGGCTTCACGGAGCCGCACCGGGTGCCCTCCGAAAGGGATCGCCCTGGGGTGATGGGTTTCCTGGCCGACGGCGTGAACCCGGACGTTTCCCTGGGGCACACCGTTCCTGCCCACTTGGTGGACGACGACGGCGCCCGCGAGGAAATCGCCGAGCTCCAAGGCGCGGTGAAGCACATGGATGAGGGCGTGGGCAGCATCCTCGCCGAACTGGATTCCCTGGGCCTTCGCGAGCAGACGCTGGTCCTGTTCACCACCGACCATGGGCTTGCGCTGCCCCGAGCCAAATGCACCCTGTACGACGCCGGACTGGGCGTTGCACTGATGCTTCGCCACCCCGGTAATCCGGCATGGTCCGGGAGACGCGTAGCGGACATCGTCAGTCACGTCGATGTCCTGCCCACCCTGTTGGACCTTGCAGGACTGCCAACACCGGACGGCCTCGCCGGGACCACCCTGCGGCCGGCGGTCGAAGCTGGGGAGGCACCACGCAACCACTGCTTCAGCCAGTTGAGCCACCACACGTATTACGACCCCAAGCGATCAGTGCGGACATCCACGCACAAGCTGATCGTCAACTTCTCCAACGCACCACGCGCCATGGATCCCACCCAATCCTGGATCCACCGCAGCCTGCCGGCAGACCTTGGCGGGCCCACTATAGGGACCAGCCCGGCCGTGGAACTCTACGACCTCGCAGCAGATCCTGAGGAACTGGACAACATTGCCGGCCATCCGGAGCAGTCGGAGATCCTCAGGGATCTCTCCGCAATCCTCTTCGACTGGATGCGGGACTGCGATGACCCCCTCCTCACCGCCCCCGTAGCAGCCAGCCGCCACCACCTTGCGCTCAGCGCCATCCAAGAAGCCACCCTCACCCGAAAGTAG